The DNA segment CATACATCCACCTGTCCACCCATTCactcatccctccatccctctacCCCTCACCCACGCATCCATTTACACAGTCACCCGTCCgcttatccatccacccacccatctatccactcaCCTCTCAAGCTGCGCATATATCCATCTGTCCAGCCATCCAGTCATCCATCTATCTGGCTACCCCTATCCCTCCATTTACTCATTCACCCTCCCACCTCTCCACCATCCATCCAACGAATAATTTTGGGGAGGCTATAAGGATGAGGCACCTAGAAAAATCTCCGATTTGCCCCTGGTTGTTCCCCACCTCCCTTGTAATTAGTTGCCAGTTCTACAGCTTCACACTGTTTCCTCTCTCGCCCTTCCTACCTCATATTTAGACCAGTCACACCAGCCTACTTTCAGTCCTGCAGAGCtgccccttctcttcctcttgcATTTTGTCTGTTTCCACACATTTTCCACAGGTAGAAACTCTCCTCTTCTTGGGCAGCACTTCCTCTTTCTCCTGATCTTACTGTAACTGCCAATGCTCAGGAAGGCCTTTCCTGACAGGGTGAGGTCCCCAGCCATGAACCCTCACAAAATCCTGTGCTCTCTTTGTGAGCTTGTTTCACTtatctcctctcctcccccttaAGACTAAAAGCCACTTGTTACTAGGGGCCAGTGTCTAGTGTTGTGCCTTTCGTATAATAGATACTCAGTATTTGTTGTATGTATGAATActtgggtggatgggtggatgaatagatgatggatacgtgaatggatggatgaacagatggatggatgggtggatgattgGAGAACCATGGAAGCATTTGCAGCGGGGTGTGACTGGGTTAGACTTCTGTTTAGAGGATGGCTTTGAGGATGGTAAGATGGAGACAGGAATCAGCCCAAGAGGAGGCTGTTGCACTGACTCTGGGAAGGAGATCTTGACCAAGCCCATCTAGGGTGCTGGCAAGAGAGCTGAAGAGGAGGAGATGGATGTAGGAAATACTTAGAGTTGAAAATGGTAGAACTTGGAAATTAACTGGATGCTGTGGATGAAGACGTGGGTGAAAGCTGAAGGCCAGCCATTGACATGAGTGATTGGGCAGGTGAGGAGGCCCCTTCCAAGAACAGACCAGTGGAGAAAATGATGGACCCAGCGTGGGCCTCACTGAGCATGTCCTGTGAGTGGCAGGAAGCCGGTTATGCCTTCATCCTGGGAGAGACCTGGGAGTCATCAGAGTGTAGATGGGGTTGAAACCACGGAGAAGCAGCCATCCCACAGGGAGTAAAAAGGGCAAACCAGTGTTTAATGTGTGTGGGAGAGATGCCCACTGCACCTGCCATACACTGCCTTGCATGCTAGTGATTTGTGCATGAGACTTTCCTGTCTTTCGAGCTTGGAGGTTCCTTGAGACTGGGAGCCATTTcttgcattttgtttgttttgagatggggggaTGGCacaatgtcacccaggctggagcacagtggcacaaacatggctcactgcagcctcgacctcctgggctcaagcgatcctccagcttcagccttctgattagctgggactataggtgtgcaccaccatgcctggctaatttttaaattttatgaagagatagagtctcgctatgttacccaggctggtcttgaatgttgcgggaagtcagggacccctaACGGAGGGACTGGCTCAAACCATGGCagaaaaacataaattgtgaagatttcatggacatttattagttccccaaattaatacttttataatttcttacgcctgtctttactgcagtctctgaacataaattgtgaagatttcatggacatttatcacttccctaatcaatactcttgtgatttcctatgcctgtctttactttaatctcttaatcccatcatctgcgtaagctgaggatgtatgtcacctcaggaccctgtgatgattgtgttaactgcacaaattgttcgtAAAGCATGTGTCTttaaacagtatgaaatctgggcaccttgaaaaaagaataggataacagcgatgttcagggaacaagggagataaccattaggtctggctgcctgagagctgggtggaacagagccatatttctcttctttcaaaagtgtataggagaaatatcactgaattctttttctcagcaaggaacagtcctgagaaagagaatgcgttcCCAAGGGGAGGTCGCTAAAATGGtcactctgggaatgtctgtcttatacGGTTGAAGATAAGTgatgaaataagccccggtcTCCCGTAgggctcccaggcttattaggacaaagaaattcccacctaataaattttgatcagaccggttgtctgctctcaaactctgtctcctgataagatgttatcaatgacaatgcatgaCCAGTGGCATGACACttcattagcatttttaatttcacctcggtcctgtgatcttgccctgtttccatttgccttgtgatattttattaccttgtaaagcacatgatctctgtgacccacaccctattcatgcACTCtctcccctttgaaaatcactaataaaaacttgctggttttgcggcttgaggggcatcacggaacctggtGACATGTGttgtctcccctggacacccagctttaaaacttctttcttttgtactctttccctttatttctcagactggtcaacacttagagaaatagaaaagaacctacgtgaaatattgggggtggttcccccactaatttaatgtaatttcatgtaggttcttttctatttccctaagtgtcagctagtctgagaaataaagggaaagagtacaaaagggagaaattttaaagctgggcatcacGGAAcgtgccaacatgtgatgtctcccctggatacccagctttaaaatttctctcttttgtactctttccctttatttctcagactggccaacacttagggaaatagaaaagagCCTATGTGAAATTACGTTAAATTATCGGGGGTGGTTTCCCCGAtacttgaacccctgggctcaagcgatcctctcgcctcagctagtgctgagattacaggcgtgagccatcacacccggcccatTTCTTGTTGACCTCTAGGTCCTCCATGTCTAGGTTGGTGCTGTGAACATCGGAGATGCTCTACACACACGTGTGCAGTGAAAGCCAGGGTACTGGATAGTTCAAGCTGCTTCATCTCTCTGACCTCggttttcttatctctaaaatggacACATCTCTAAATGGCTGTTTTTAAAATCGGACAAAAGAACAGAAGTGAAAAGCTCTGTaaagtattttgcaaataaaaggTGTAAGCGCTCAGGTTTAATTGCTTTTTCTTGAGGCCTTGAATCAGCCGGGAGACATCCCAAGGGCTGTGACCTGGTTGTGCCCACAAGGTCCTGCTGGATCACATTCCCCTGCCAGCTTCCTCTGTTTCCCTGCCTtgggagctcttgtagggcatgCACTCAGGAGCTGAACCCTGGGCCTTCCAGACTCTCCTAGcaccttgctactcaaagtgtggtccatgggcTGGCAGCATCCACATCACCTGGCAGCttgtttgaaatataaaattcctGAGCCCCAGCCCAGACTCACTGAGTCTGAAACTCTGGAGGTGAGGCTTAGTGATCTGTCATAACAAATTCCCCAGGGGATTCTGATGCACCTAAGTGCAAGCACTGCAGCATTAGAATACCAAAACCCTCTTTTCTCTCCAAAATGAACGTAGGAGGTGCTTTCACCTAAACGGAGtaaatgtttcttctttgttctttagGCTTGAATGTTTCTGACTTTGGTTGCCAGAATTAGCTTATTGTTGGCCTAGGGAAGAGGAAGCACCACCCTACATGTATATACACCCACCACTCGTAAACCATAGCCTGATGACGCTCAGTGAATTTCCAAGACGACTGCTCGTGTTTTCATGGGGGCTTCATTTGCCATTTGGGGGGAGCCTGGGGGCTTGTGCTTTTATGAATGGATTTTATCTTCCTGTGGGCGGATTTTGTGTGGACTGTGGAGAACCTGAAGTAAATTCGGAAACAGGAACGGCCCTGGTTAGGTGCTTTGAGGACCATTCGGGGACACGAGCTGCTGTGGATTTCCTCGTATGTAAGCCTGGCAAAGCATTTGGCCCCACAGGTGTGAGCTTGCAATTCAGGAACAGGAGGGCTGGCAAGAGGAGGGTGACTAGGGCTGAATTCTGATTCACTGGGCTGTGGGCAGAGTTTTGGGATCACGGGCTTCAGCTGTTCCTTCTCCCCTTTTTCTCACCACCAAAAcgtgcaaatgaaaacaaacaaactccaaACCCACCGTTGTGTATTGCCGGTGGAAATGTAagatggtgcagccactatggaaaacggtagggcggttcctcaaaaaattaaaaatagaactaacatatgatccagcagttccaaTTCTgagtatataaccaaaagaactgaaagtggGAACTTGAACAGATCtttgtacactcatgttcatagcagctttattcacaatagtcaaaaggtaAAAATCCCAATGTCCATCAGTGCATGGATAAACCAAATGTGGGCTGTGCATACcatggactattattcagccttaaaaaggcaggaaattctgacatgtgctacaacatggatgaatcttgaagacattatactaagtcaaataagccagacacaaaaggacaaatactgtctgatttcatttatatgaggtatctagaatagtcaagttcatagagacagaaatggTGCTTGCTAGGGCCtggggagttattatttaatgggtacagagttttaattttgcaagatgaaaagagttctggagatggagggtggtgatggttgcacaacagtgtcgatatacttaatgccacttgAAAGTGGctaaaatgggctgggtgtggtggctcatgcctctaatcccagcaccttgggaggcccaggtgagtggatcacctgaggtggggagttcgaggccagcctgaccaacatggagaaaccccatctctactaaaaatacaaaattagccgggcatggtggcgcatgcctgtaatcccaactactcaggaggctgaggcaggagaatcgcttgagcttgggaggtggaggttgcggtgagccgagattgtgccattgcactctagcctgggtaacaagagtgaaactccatctaaaaaaaaaaaaagtggctaaaatggtaaatgttattttatgtgtgttttaccaCAACGAAAACAAGAAGCAActccctccaccaccatcactgGTCTAGGCCAGTGCCCTGAAGAGGACGGAAGAGGTGAGTCAGAGACTGGGAGTCCCTGTTTTCTGGGAACTGAGAGGTTGGGAGCTGAGTCTCAGGCAGAGACTATACGTGGCAGGGATGTGGAGCAAGGAGACCTGGATTCTAGCAGCAACGCTTCCTTCCTCAGGCTGGCTTCAGGCAAGTCACTTGCCCTTTAGAACCATAGTTTCCTCACCTGGAAGATGGGAAGTGTCGTTTACCTATTCATccaagaagtttttttttgtttttgagacacagtcttgctctgttacccaggctggggtgcagtggcatgatctcagctcactgcaacctctgcctcccaggttcaagtgactctcatgcctcagcctcctgagtagctgggactacaggtgcccgccataacacctggctaatttttgaatttttagtagagacggggtgtcatcatgttggccaggctggcctcgaactcctgacctcaggtgatccacctgcctctttctcccagagtgctgggattaaaggtgtgagccactgcgccgaaCCAAAACAGTGTATTCTATCTTGCTCAAACTTATTCATATATCTGGAATCTTCTTTGTTAAATTCTCAAtaagaacttcttttttttgagacggagtctcactctgtcgcccaggctggagtgcagtggtgcgatctcggcttactgcaagctctgcctcccaggttcaagtgattctcgtgccttagcctcccgagtagctgggattacagcagcccgccagcatgcccggctaattttcagtagagacagagttttgccatgttggccaggctggtctcaaactcctgcccttaactgatctgcccacttcagcctcccaaaatgctgggattatgggtgtgagccactgcacccagccaataaataGGAACTTTTCACTCATTCCAGTAAGATTATAATCTCCTACTCCTCCTCTTTGCTTCTGGAAAAACAATGCCCTGTGTTTGCATACCCATCATTTGATGTGGCCCTGATACTGCCCCCCAAGGGCAGGTGTTTTTATCTCCATTTGACAGGTGAGGAAACCTAGGCTGAGACAAGCTAAGTGACTTGCAGTCTGTACGTGGCTGGCCCTGGCCTGGCGCTCATGTCCTGGGGCCTTGGTCCAGAGCTTTCCCAGAGCTCcatggaggagaggagaggtagCTCTTGCTGAATTAAcacccaggagtccaggctgtGCTTGCGGGAAACTGGGTTTTTGTTTCTTGCCAGAATGCGGTAAAATGTGGACAAGGTTGGGCCTCTTCTGATCCTATCTGGAGAGGTCCCCATGAGGGGCAGTGGCCTCAGTGTAAATGGACCTAAGTAGTACATTCCTGTGAGCAAGTAGGACAAATGTGAATGCCGCCTATTGCTGTGGATGAAGGTGGCCGGTGCTGTCGCGTGTGGGTTAGAACTGATCTTTGCTCCAAGTCTCCCTGGGAGAGCAGGCTCAGGGTGGGCATATGCTCATAAGAACCTCTAGCCTTACTTGCTACACCAAGGGAGCAGGAAAATGTATAAAGGATGGGGAATAAATAGGCATAGCCAGGGAATGAGGAGGGGAGACGTAAGCTACCCTGCAGCATCTTGGTATGTGACCCATttggatatattcttttttttttttttttctattgagacagggtctcctcctgtcactcaggctggagtagagtggcacgatcttgggtcactgcaaactctgcctcccaggttcaagtgaatctcctgcctcagcctcccgagtagctgggattacaggtgcatgccaccatccccagctaatttttgtatttttagtagagagattttgccatgttggccaggctggtctcgaactcctgacctcatgtgatctgcccaccttggcctcctaaagtgctgggaatacaggtgtgagccacctcgcctggggCTCCCATTCAGATCTAttcttcttgtttgtttatttatttatttatttattttatttatagagacaagggcttgccatgttgcccaggctggtcttgaactcttgagctcgaGAGatccccacctcccaaagtgctgggcttacaggtgtaagccatcatgtCCAGCCGTTCAGATATTCTAGTTGAACTGGAGTTGGTGGGCTAGTACACCTTCTAAATTAAATGAGTAAAggatttagaacagtgcctgacacacagtagctGCTACATACATGTTAGCTACTATTATAAGCCTTTCCTGCCTCTGACTTTCAGGGTCTTGCCCACCACCAGCGATGCCCAGCCCTTGGTAGAGCTTGAACCACCTTCTATAAACAGGATGGCGGTGGAGAGACAGGCCCAGTCCTTGAGCCCATGAGGAGTGTGGCCCCTTCAGGCCCAAAGATGGGGAACATCACTGCAGACAACTCCTCGATGAGCTGTACCATCGACCATACCATCCACCAGACGCTAGCCCCAGTGGTCTATGTTACGGTGCTGGTGGTGGGCTTCCCGGCCAACTGCCTGTCCCTCTACTTCGGCTACCTGCAGATCAAGGCCCGGAATGAGCTGGGCGTGTACCTGTGCAACCTGACGGTGGCCGACCTCTTCTACATCTGCTCGCTGCCCTTCTGGCTGCAGTACGTGCTGCAGCACGACAACTGGTCTCACGGCGACCTGTCCTGCCAGGTGTGCGGCATCCTCCTCTACGAGAACATCTACATCAGCGTGGGCTTCCTCTGCTGCATCTCCGTGGACCGCTACCTGGCTGTGGCCCATCCCTTCCGCTTCCACCAGTTCCGGACCCTGAAGGCGGCCGTCGGCGTCAGCGTGGTCATCTGGGCCAAGGAGCTGCTGACCAGCATCTACTTCCTGATGCATGAGGAGGTCATCGAGGACGAGAACCAGCACCGCGTGTGCTTTGAGCACTACCCCATCCAGGCATGGCAGCGCGCCATCAACTACTACCGCTTCCTGGTGGGCTTCCTCTTCCCCATCTGCCTGCTGCTGGCGTCCTACCAGGGCATCCTGCGCGCCGTGCGCCGGAGCCACGGCACCCAGAAGAGCCGCAAGGACCAGATCCAGCGCCTGGTGCTCAGCACCGTGGTCATCTTCCTGGCCTGCTTCCTGCCCTACCACGTGCTGCTGCTCGTGCGCAGCGTCTGGGAAGCCAGCTGCGACTTCGCCAAGGGCGTCTTCAACGCCTACCACTTCTCCCTCCTGCTCACCAGCTTCAACTGCGTCGCCGACCCCGTGCTCTACTGCTTCGTCAGCGAGACCACCCACCGGGACCTGGCCCGCCTCCGTGGGGCCTGCCTGGCCTTCCTCACCTGCTCCAGGACTGGCCGGGCCCGGGAGGCCTACCCGCTGGGTGCCCCCGAGGCCTCCgggaaaagcggggcccagggtGAGGAGCCCGAGCTGTTGACCAAGCTCCACCCGGCCTTCCAGACCCCTAACTCGCCAGGGGCGGGCGGGTCCCCCACGGGCATGTTGGCCTAGCCTGGGTCTCCCCGTGGGTGGGGCCACGTGAGGCCTGAGCCTTCAGTCCACGGGCCTCGGGGCCGGCCGCCTCCTGCTTCCCCCAGCACCGATGCTGCTTTCTGCGAAGGCAGCGAGGCCCCTGTGACTCCAGAAGCCTGCTCCCGCTTGCTGAGCCCGGTGGGACCGCCGAGGGCGGGAATAAGCCCCCGTTGGCTCATGGTGTCCTCTGCCGCGGCTGTGATGTGGCCAGTCTGGGGCTGCTGGTGGGGGGAAGACAGTGAACTGCGCTCCCTGGCCTGCTTCCTGCACAGTTTGTGCATGGGGAGTGTGAGGACATGGAGGGGGGGAGGCTGGGCATTCACCTGCCAGGGCCTTCCAGTGCCACCGTTGTCACAGACAATGCCTGTCCAAATGTCCCAGTGGGATCAGCACTGGAGCCTGCCCACAACAGGGTGGGAAGGAAGACTggagggggaaggaaggcaggagggggaaggaaggcaggagggggaaggaagggaagagggggaagaaaagaaagagggggaaggaaaggagagagggggaaggaaaggaggaaggggagaaggaagggaggaggagagaaggaaggtagGGGGTGTTGGGTTGGGGGAATTGAGGGAGTTATAGGCAGAGGAGGACCCTAGCTCCAGCCACAAGAACTGGGAGAGCCGCCTGCTGCTCCAGAAGACCTGCCCACCTCCACAGAAATGCTAGCCCTTCAGACCTTCTGGTCAGTGGACTGGGACCAGCTCTGACTAGGGATGCCCTCCAAGGCCTGGGACTCCAGTTCTTCAGAACAAAGAGGCTACCTGGGCTTCCTCCAAGAAGGGATGAGGGCCTAGGAGCAGAAGTTGGCATCAGTAAACATTTCTAGAATCTATCaaaggaggcccaggcagaaccccttcctcagtctcccttcccctcttcccctcaGCCTCGAAAAGGTTGATCTTTGTGCTGTGTCTCTCAGCCCTTTCATTAGGGATGCCCAGAGGcaacagcccaggctggaggtgcccCAGGGAAGGGTGCTCACAGTGGTCCCAGGGCTACACTTGGCTTTGACTGCGCAGCCCCTGCTCAGATCCTTGTGGAGGGTGTCCGATGACTTGGGGAGGTTCTCTTCCCCTTCCTAGAGGAGGAAGTGACCAAATTTGAAGGTGGCAGAAATGACCACACAGCCAAGAAGAGCCCATGCAACTCAGTCCAGGATCTTACTGGGTCAATGACATTGGTGGAAGCCTCCATGCCTCCTCATTCCACAGCACTTCCTCCTATGCTGACCTTAAACACCGGCTTCCCACTGATACAGACTGGGATGAGCTGAGGGCAGTCTCATTCACTATCAAGAGTTGTATTTTTGTATTGTCCTCTCTTTTTGCCAAGTCTACATGTGTTGACTGTGCAATGGATTTATGTAGCCAACTTCAGTCTGCAAATAAAGTGAAGTAACTGGACACCTTGGGAGTATGCTGCAGTCCTTATGGGGTAGGGAGTCTTCAACACCAGGGGGTCTAGAGGGCCCTTGAAGTACCAAAGGAGtcaggaaagggcagaggttgaTCTTCTCAGGGCAAACTCAAGCAGAGCTATTAGGGGATTTGCACTTGATTACCCAGCAAATGGTCAAGAAGGACACAGCCCTCGAGTGAAGTAGAGCCTTTTCTCCCACCACTTGAGATTCATAAAGTGCCACCCAGCTCTTCAGTGTGGTGTTGCAAATTCGCTCTGTGGTTTAACTTGGCCAACTCCCTTTTGAGGACAGAGCCCAGTCATGCGGTTTGAAGAGTATCACCCACTCTGTCCTTGGCCACATGACCCCTTGTACCTGCTGGGTAGCTGCTCCCCACAGTGAGGGAGGGCTCCATCAGACCACCCCGTCCTCACTAGAGAAGATACCCAAAGCAGAAGGGCCTGTTGCATTCATCTCTGTGGGGCTGCCCTTGGTGATGGGGCTTTGTTTGGAGAAGCCCACATTTGCTGACCCACCTCTTTAGGCTGGAGCATCTTCTCAACAGTGGCATATGCCACGTTTATCACTGAGGATTAACTGcatcatattaaaatgtaaatttgatCTTGGTCACTTAATCCCTCTCTGGGTCAGGCTCCTAGAGTCCTGGAGTGTTCCAGAAGAGTAGATCCTTCTTCTAAACAGATTAAGTAAGGATAATATTGGGGATTATGACTCCTTTCTCTCCTGAGAGGATGGGTGGAAGAAAAAGTCCATCTGGTTTGGAAGGTGACAGAAGCCATTGGGATTTACTTCTTATTCACTAGAGTTGTTTAGTCAGATGAGGGCTCATCTTCCTGTTTACACACAGGGCTCATCTTCCTGTTACACACACTGGTCTGTGGGTTGGCTGGCCAGACAAGAGTGGGAGAAATTTTCAGCACGAAATACATCCCCATCTGCTGCGTTCCTCTGGCTGGTCcaaccaaaagagagccaaaCTCTGACCCTCTTGGCTCATTGCTTTTCTGAAAAAGCCACTTCTTGTAGCTGGTGATCCTGACGCCTCCATCCCTGGAATTCATCTGGCAAGGCAGTGGTCTCTGATACTATgatttgaatgtcccctccaaaactcatgtaaAATTTCATTGCCATTGTAACTATGcaaagaggtgggacctttaagaggtatTAGGTCATGGGTTAATGCTGTTATGGTGGGAGAGAGTTTGTTATTGGGGGAGTTCAGcccccttttttctctcttcagaaCTTGCTTGCCTTTCTGCTTTCTGCCAG comes from the Symphalangus syndactylus isolate Jambi chromosome 8, NHGRI_mSymSyn1-v2.1_pri, whole genome shotgun sequence genome and includes:
- the GPR68 gene encoding ovarian cancer G-protein coupled receptor 1, translated to MRSVAPSGPKMGNITADNSSMSCTIDHTIHQTLAPVVYVTVLVVGFPANCLSLYFGYLQIKARNELGVYLCNLTVADLFYICSLPFWLQYVLQHDNWSHGDLSCQVCGILLYENIYISVGFLCCISVDRYLAVAHPFRFHQFRTLKAAVGVSVVIWAKELLTSIYFLMHEEVIEDENQHRVCFEHYPIQAWQRAINYYRFLVGFLFPICLLLASYQGILRAVRRSHGTQKSRKDQIQRLVLSTVVIFLACFLPYHVLLLVRSVWEASCDFAKGVFNAYHFSLLLTSFNCVADPVLYCFVSETTHRDLARLRGACLAFLTCSRTGRAREAYPLGAPEASGKSGAQGEEPELLTKLHPAFQTPNSPGAGGSPTGMLA